The Nitrospira sp. KM1 genome includes a window with the following:
- a CDS encoding RNA polymerase sigma factor encodes MNLSYEDIEHLFHEHRYEVTRSLYRMVRCEQTAADLTQETFMRLVNLAQTSSVMYPRALLFKTATNLAIDYLRKGKSEQHSGEALELALEVPSGAPSAERTILDKQRLQIFLNAINTLPQRSREAFLLHRVHDCSYREIATRLNISESAVEKLIMRALLYCRRALQEHDTD; translated from the coding sequence ATGAATCTAAGTTACGAAGACATCGAGCATCTCTTTCATGAACATCGATATGAAGTTACGCGTTCGCTCTACCGAATGGTGAGGTGTGAGCAAACGGCAGCGGATCTCACGCAGGAAACATTCATGCGATTAGTCAATTTGGCGCAAACCAGTTCGGTTATGTATCCGCGGGCGCTCTTATTCAAGACAGCCACCAACCTTGCTATCGACTACCTTCGGAAAGGCAAGTCTGAGCAACACAGTGGCGAAGCCCTTGAGCTCGCTTTGGAAGTTCCGTCCGGAGCCCCATCAGCGGAACGGACTATCCTGGACAAGCAACGGCTTCAGATTTTCTTGAACGCCATAAATACCCTGCCACAGCGCAGCCGCGAAGCATTTCTTCTTCATCGGGTGCATGACTGCTCGTATCGAGAAATCGCAACACGGTTGAACATTTCGGAAAGCGCGGTCGAAAAGTTGATCATGCGTGCGCTGCTGTACTGTAGGCGGGCTCTTCAAGAGCATGACACGGACTGA
- a CDS encoding FecR family protein, whose protein sequence is MSPDSDSQKSSRPTDDDHAIAEEAARWFVRLRAQDISTDERRAFERWRAQRSLHDRAYREICDLWNDAAFNAASIQSEEEGSHASSRFPFRIWRRSNFTRYLAAAAIAGLLIVLGLQFDLPLLFTAEYRTATGDRRVISLPDQSLVTLNTHSAISTDFLPHERRIHLLSGEAHFKVHSDERRPFVVDHHHIHSRAVGTSFVVREEAQGIRLTVAEGVVELSPREGSWNSLQVTAGQQVLVDQDGPGPIRPVDIHAVTGWMRGRLVFDNVSLEQVVTEIRRYHNGLIILWNPALANIRVSGSYNLSDTTAILTTLTQTLPIHLTRLTDRLVILF, encoded by the coding sequence ATGTCGCCAGATTCCGATTCGCAGAAGTCTTCACGTCCTACGGACGACGACCATGCAATAGCTGAGGAAGCGGCCCGCTGGTTTGTCCGCCTTCGTGCTCAAGACATATCAACTGATGAGCGCCGAGCGTTTGAACGCTGGCGGGCGCAGCGTTCCCTTCACGATCGTGCCTACAGGGAGATCTGTGATCTTTGGAATGATGCTGCCTTCAACGCGGCCTCCATACAAAGCGAAGAAGAGGGATCTCATGCATCAAGCCGGTTTCCATTCAGAATCTGGCGTCGATCAAATTTCACCCGATATCTTGCAGCCGCGGCCATTGCAGGCCTGCTAATTGTTCTCGGGCTACAATTTGACCTCCCGCTCCTGTTTACAGCTGAATATCGGACGGCGACAGGGGACAGGCGCGTCATCTCTTTGCCCGATCAATCGCTTGTAACCCTTAATACCCACAGCGCCATTTCGACTGATTTTCTCCCGCATGAACGTCGCATCCATCTGCTGAGTGGAGAGGCGCACTTCAAAGTTCATTCCGACGAACGGCGGCCTTTCGTAGTCGACCACCATCATATCCATTCCCGCGCCGTCGGCACGTCCTTTGTGGTTCGGGAGGAGGCTCAGGGTATCCGCCTTACGGTTGCAGAAGGGGTCGTCGAGTTATCTCCACGGGAGGGCTCTTGGAACTCTTTGCAAGTAACGGCGGGTCAACAAGTACTTGTCGATCAGGATGGGCCAGGGCCGATACGGCCTGTGGACATACACGCCGTAACTGGATGGATGCGCGGACGGCTCGTTTTCGACAATGTGTCGTTAGAACAAGTCGTGACGGAGATCCGGCGCTATCACAATGGATTGATCATATTATGGAACCCGGCTCTGGCTAATATACGTGTCAGTGGCAGTTATAATCTCTCGGATACGACCGCCATTCTTACCACCCTTACACAAACCCTTCCGATTCATCTGACACGGCTCACAGACCGTCTAGTGATCCTTTTTTAA
- a CDS encoding TonB-dependent receptor → MAATTYDIPAQPLTSALNAFAETSGLQVSFPSELATGVDSPGLNGSYTPAAALDTLLGGTGLGYRYTNPHTVTLTNKQTSQLMLTQEQDAQGAVQADSPAPAATKPVKVPEVIVKDVRERDDTYVNEDASTATRLPVPIQDMPKSIETVTRQVISDQRVIRLEDALRNVSGTFAPNNNGGRAADFTIRGFQSGLNVFKNGFRDDSTFGGRAARDILNLQNVEVVKGPPSYLYGRSDPGGVINQITKDPLKTPYYSGEMIIGSYDLYRPTMDIGGPMNESKTLTYRLNALYETAGSYREGVRSQRIFIAPTLGWDIGSRTTLRFEGEYLYNNAPIDRGLVAYGNGVAPIPIGRFLGDPNRKLEVNQGKATLILIHQFNDMFKYRSAFRAAVSKQRYSSLESNFLDEATGDLNLARYELPGLFQSHYWQNEIHGKFATGSIKHTALIGVELGREATTQQAAGDFGTNLSFINIFNPNSRLFVDGPISKFNDSSQTNNILGAYFGDQIDLLDNLHLHAGGRFDLFEQKLTNRPTDFSPNQTTDSQTDRAFSPSVGLSYNIVKQVAVYANWTTSFAPQVGGSRSVDGNLFSPERGRSYEGGLKFQTADHRVRSTLAVFEITKKNVLTADPTQPPGSGFSVATGEQRSKGVEFDVAGQILPGWDVIGNYAYVDARVTQDPQFVVGSRLPNVPLHQGSLWTTYFFQEGVAKGFGAGIGMYAQGKRQGLLSCQDPTLCQAPFDLQGFVRMDAALYYRKPEFFNRTNLHAAINFTNLLDQRYFTGVGNFREVVYTGAPLTVIGSIKLEFN, encoded by the coding sequence GTGGCTGCGACCACCTACGACATTCCTGCGCAGCCTCTGACCTCGGCCCTGAACGCGTTCGCGGAAACATCCGGTCTTCAGGTGAGTTTCCCTTCCGAGTTGGCAACCGGCGTCGATTCTCCGGGATTGAACGGCAGCTATACGCCGGCGGCGGCGCTCGACACACTTCTCGGAGGCACCGGACTCGGGTATCGGTACACGAATCCACACACAGTCACCCTGACCAATAAACAAACATCACAATTAATGCTGACGCAGGAACAGGATGCTCAAGGGGCCGTACAGGCCGATTCGCCTGCTCCTGCAGCCACGAAACCCGTCAAGGTGCCGGAAGTGATAGTCAAAGATGTCAGAGAACGAGACGATACCTATGTCAATGAGGATGCAAGCACGGCGACAAGACTTCCGGTTCCCATTCAGGACATGCCGAAGTCAATTGAAACGGTCACACGTCAGGTCATATCGGATCAGAGGGTGATTCGACTGGAAGATGCCCTCAGAAACGTCAGCGGTACATTTGCTCCAAACAACAATGGTGGGAGAGCGGCCGACTTCACAATACGTGGCTTCCAAAGCGGCTTGAACGTGTTCAAAAATGGCTTCCGCGACGATAGCACTTTCGGGGGCCGAGCGGCTAGAGACATCCTGAATCTGCAAAACGTGGAAGTAGTGAAAGGACCACCCTCCTATCTCTATGGCCGATCGGATCCGGGTGGTGTCATCAATCAAATTACCAAAGATCCTCTGAAGACCCCATATTATTCCGGGGAGATGATCATCGGCAGTTATGATCTCTATCGGCCGACCATGGACATCGGCGGTCCGATGAATGAGAGCAAGACACTTACCTACCGGTTAAACGCGCTGTACGAAACCGCTGGCTCCTATAGAGAGGGTGTGCGAAGTCAGCGCATCTTTATCGCGCCGACCTTAGGATGGGATATCGGATCACGCACCACTCTCCGGTTTGAGGGAGAATATCTTTATAACAATGCACCGATCGATCGGGGACTCGTTGCCTATGGAAATGGGGTTGCTCCAATTCCCATCGGCCGTTTTCTGGGGGATCCTAACAGGAAGCTTGAAGTCAATCAGGGGAAAGCGACTCTGATATTGATCCATCAGTTCAATGATATGTTCAAATATCGGAGCGCATTTCGTGCAGCGGTGTCAAAGCAACGATATTCAAGCCTTGAATCGAACTTTCTTGATGAAGCGACTGGAGACTTGAATCTTGCAAGGTACGAATTGCCCGGGCTGTTCCAAAGTCACTACTGGCAAAACGAAATCCATGGGAAATTTGCGACCGGCTCGATTAAACATACCGCGTTGATCGGAGTCGAGTTGGGCAGAGAAGCGACGACCCAACAGGCCGCCGGGGATTTTGGAACCAACTTAAGCTTCATCAATATTTTCAACCCCAATAGTCGTCTCTTTGTTGACGGTCCGATATCAAAGTTCAATGACTCATCTCAGACGAATAACATTTTGGGTGCGTATTTCGGCGATCAAATCGATCTCTTGGATAACCTGCATCTCCATGCGGGAGGCCGATTCGATCTATTCGAGCAGAAGTTGACGAATCGCCCCACTGATTTTTCGCCGAATCAAACGACTGACAGCCAAACAGACCGAGCTTTCAGTCCTTCGGTCGGCCTCTCGTACAATATTGTGAAACAAGTAGCTGTCTATGCCAACTGGACCACTTCCTTCGCCCCCCAAGTGGGAGGGTCGAGAAGCGTTGACGGCAATCTCTTCAGTCCAGAGCGTGGGCGTTCTTACGAGGGTGGTCTGAAGTTTCAGACCGCCGATCACCGGGTTCGTTCCACGTTAGCTGTGTTCGAAATCACAAAAAAGAATGTCTTAACAGCTGATCCAACACAGCCACCTGGATCTGGTTTCTCCGTAGCGACCGGCGAACAGCGGAGTAAGGGCGTGGAGTTTGACGTGGCCGGTCAAATACTGCCCGGGTGGGATGTGATCGGAAATTATGCGTATGTTGATGCACGGGTCACGCAGGATCCTCAATTCGTCGTTGGGAGCAGGCTTCCCAATGTCCCTCTCCATCAAGGAAGTCTCTGGACAACTTATTTCTTCCAGGAGGGGGTGGCCAAAGGTTTTGGAGCCGGGATTGGAATGTACGCCCAGGGGAAGCGCCAAGGGCTTCTCTCTTGTCAGGATCCGACATTGTGCCAGGCACCCTTTGACTTGCAGGGATTCGTGCGAATGGACGCAGCGCTCTATTATCGCAAGCCGGAATTTTTTAACAGAACCAATCTCCATGCCGCGATCAATTTCACCAACCTCCTTGATCAACGCTATTTCACAGGCGTAGGAAACTTCCGCGAAGTCGTCTACACTGGTGCGCCGTTGACGGTTATTGGGTCTATTAAACTGGAATTTAACTAA
- a CDS encoding efflux RND transporter periplasmic adaptor subunit, protein MTFKRIFLTLVLLGLAGVLTLRIWDRPASESAVPAVSERTALVDISQVTLGSVTESIQAVGTLQAIASIMIRPEIAGLVRRIHFIDGQLIERMAPMVELDQEELQAQANQAVAQERIAQVTFERLKRLAAQQTTIVPAQQVDEARLALQAAAANSVLYATRLKKSILRAPFSGTVGLRRVSVGDYVQPGQDIVNLEDLHTLHVDFKVPEIWLSRLSNDQSVQVTTDAFPSLVFEGHVTAIDPRVDSVNRTVSARAAVPNPDGKLRPGLFATVGVKLGQDVHALLIPEEAVFMQKDKAMVFRIEDNIARLTEVTVGVHAQGMVQIRSGLTEGSSVVRTGTHKIRDGMRLALK, encoded by the coding sequence ATGACCTTCAAGCGCATCTTCCTGACTCTTGTATTACTAGGCCTCGCCGGTGTTCTTACGCTGAGGATCTGGGACAGGCCGGCCAGTGAGTCGGCTGTGCCTGCCGTCTCTGAGAGAACTGCTCTCGTCGACATTTCCCAAGTCACGCTAGGATCAGTCACCGAATCTATTCAGGCAGTCGGCACCCTTCAGGCTATCGCATCGATCATGATCAGACCTGAGATTGCGGGGTTAGTGCGTCGAATCCATTTTATCGACGGCCAGTTGATTGAGCGAATGGCCCCCATGGTCGAACTCGACCAAGAAGAACTGCAAGCGCAAGCCAATCAAGCCGTTGCTCAGGAGCGAATCGCTCAAGTCACGTTCGAACGGCTCAAACGATTGGCAGCGCAACAGACCACCATTGTACCTGCTCAACAGGTTGACGAGGCCCGTTTGGCACTTCAGGCTGCGGCCGCCAATAGTGTGCTGTATGCCACTCGACTCAAGAAGAGCATTCTCAGAGCCCCCTTCAGCGGGACCGTGGGGTTACGACGGGTATCCGTAGGGGATTATGTGCAGCCGGGACAGGACATCGTCAATCTTGAGGATCTGCATACCCTCCACGTTGATTTTAAAGTCCCGGAAATCTGGCTCAGCAGACTCTCTAATGATCAGTCCGTCCAAGTCACGACCGATGCGTTTCCCAGCCTGGTCTTTGAGGGACATGTCACCGCAATAGATCCCAGAGTCGACTCGGTGAACCGCACAGTTTCTGCCAGGGCCGCAGTGCCGAATCCTGACGGTAAACTTCGTCCGGGACTTTTTGCAACAGTCGGCGTCAAGTTGGGACAAGACGTTCATGCGCTACTGATTCCTGAGGAAGCGGTCTTCATGCAAAAGGACAAAGCCATGGTATTTCGCATTGAGGATAACATCGCGCGCCTCACCGAAGTTACTGTCGGAGTTCATGCGCAGGGTATGGTTCAGATTCGCAGCGGTCTGACCGAAGGAAGCTCCGTGGTTCGGACCGGGACGCATAAGATCCGCGATGGAATGCGTCTGGCTCTCAAGTGA
- a CDS encoding efflux RND transporter permease subunit, with protein MKLATVSIHRPVFAVVMTLLLVLFGVLSFLRLSVREYPDIKPPVVQVRTVYPGASASVIEIDVTTPLEDVLSGIQGLRTITSNSREEASTITLEFEIDRDLDGATNDVRDRIGSIRTSLPLGILEPVVYKAATDSSEVLWLAVASDRHTELEMTDIADRFIRPRLVIIPGVSSVFLDGERRYAMRVWLDPERLAARRLTVQDVEEALRDQNASIPSGRIESDRVEFGVSLKGTLHNPEEFEAIIVAYRNGYPVRMRDIARVELGAEDTRKLSRVNGTPCIGVSVMKQSKANALTVARILKERLPGITETLPEGMTLIVAWDSTASIERSLYEVYLALGMSLTLVVLVIFGFLGSGRATIVPAVAIPASIIGTFTVMALTGCSLNVLTLLGLVLAVGLVVDDAIIVLENIHRRIIDGMPPMQAAVEGTKEIGFAVLATTIALVTVFIPIAFLTGIVGRLFAELAIAVASAVLLSGFVALTLTPMMCSRLLRANSHVSAAQSFGERLIDRLRFGYRAKLIRAMDTKVTVVIIGIGASLASLALLFQLPSELAPAEDVGWFAGHVTAPQGSSIRYTDTYVRELESMIKAVPEVEMMYTVVARGERPTIVNKAASWVTLKDWSDRSRSQQEIVAKLNQHIPALTGVKAFLLNPASLSDWSEKQSMQVVIGGLDYQELERTARTILKKMEDNPGFISPELDLALDTPHIAVEAYRSKSADLGVSVSVIGRTLETLLSGRAVNTFTQNGRQYKVIAKVDDRRRERPSDISGLYVRGNGGELVQLDNVVTVKQASAPESLNHVDRMRAVTVSAGLRDGFAMGQALQYMDRIAKEVLAPGMRTSYAGEAKEYVESNRNLYVTFGLALAVIYLVLSAQFESFRHPVTILLAVPPAVMGALMALTAIGGTLTIFSQIGLVILIGLVSKNAILIVEFANQLRDQGMNVKEAVVEAASLRLRPILMTTGATILGALPLALATGAGAAGRRQIGMVLIGGLIVSTVVSLFLVPAAYAIVSRPSLRPTAQRASERIEPVGHVSPGI; from the coding sequence ATGAAACTGGCGACCGTCTCAATTCACCGACCGGTATTCGCGGTCGTCATGACCCTTCTTCTCGTGCTATTCGGCGTGCTCAGCTTTCTGCGTCTTTCTGTCAGAGAATATCCTGACATCAAACCCCCGGTCGTCCAAGTCCGCACAGTGTACCCAGGAGCCAGCGCATCCGTCATAGAGATTGATGTCACCACACCTCTGGAGGACGTCCTCAGCGGTATTCAAGGACTCAGGACGATTACTTCGAACAGCAGAGAAGAAGCGTCCACGATCACGCTGGAGTTCGAGATCGATCGGGATCTTGATGGGGCGACTAACGACGTTCGCGACAGAATTGGATCCATTCGGACCTCACTCCCGCTGGGGATTCTCGAGCCTGTCGTGTACAAAGCTGCAACCGATAGCAGTGAGGTGTTGTGGCTCGCTGTGGCCAGCGACCGGCATACGGAGCTTGAAATGACGGACATCGCCGACCGGTTCATCAGGCCAAGGCTTGTCATTATTCCAGGGGTTTCCAGCGTATTTCTTGACGGCGAACGTCGTTACGCCATGCGAGTGTGGCTCGATCCTGAACGACTGGCGGCGCGCCGGCTGACGGTGCAGGACGTGGAAGAGGCTCTGCGCGATCAGAACGCGTCGATTCCATCGGGACGCATCGAGAGTGACCGCGTCGAATTCGGTGTCTCGCTGAAGGGTACGCTGCACAATCCGGAAGAATTCGAAGCCATCATTGTCGCATACCGAAACGGATATCCCGTGCGCATGCGGGATATCGCACGTGTCGAATTGGGAGCGGAAGATACTAGAAAGCTTAGCCGGGTGAACGGAACCCCTTGCATCGGGGTTTCCGTCATGAAGCAGTCAAAAGCCAACGCGCTGACCGTTGCCAGGATTTTAAAGGAACGCCTTCCTGGAATCACTGAAACGCTGCCTGAGGGCATGACGCTCATCGTGGCGTGGGACAGTACGGCTTCTATTGAGCGGTCGCTCTATGAAGTGTATCTCGCGCTCGGAATGTCCTTAACGCTAGTGGTCCTTGTCATTTTTGGATTTTTGGGAAGCGGGCGGGCGACGATTGTTCCGGCCGTCGCGATTCCCGCTTCAATTATCGGGACATTCACAGTCATGGCATTGACCGGATGCTCGCTCAATGTCCTGACGTTGTTAGGTCTCGTGTTGGCCGTGGGACTCGTTGTCGACGATGCCATCATCGTGTTGGAAAACATCCATCGACGTATTATCGATGGAATGCCTCCGATGCAGGCGGCCGTAGAAGGTACGAAAGAAATAGGCTTCGCGGTATTGGCAACCACCATTGCACTCGTCACCGTATTCATTCCAATCGCCTTCTTGACCGGTATCGTCGGCCGATTATTTGCTGAGTTGGCCATCGCTGTAGCTTCGGCGGTCCTGCTCTCAGGATTTGTGGCACTGACACTGACGCCCATGATGTGCAGTCGATTACTGCGGGCGAATTCGCATGTCAGCGCCGCCCAGAGCTTCGGGGAACGGCTGATCGACCGGCTTCGGTTTGGCTATCGGGCGAAATTGATTCGTGCCATGGACACGAAAGTCACGGTCGTGATCATCGGGATCGGGGCGAGCCTTGCGAGCCTTGCCTTGCTGTTCCAACTGCCTTCGGAATTGGCGCCGGCAGAGGACGTCGGGTGGTTCGCTGGACATGTGACGGCACCCCAGGGGTCGTCGATTCGCTATACCGATACGTATGTGCGTGAACTCGAGAGCATGATCAAAGCCGTTCCAGAAGTGGAAATGATGTATACCGTTGTGGCGCGCGGCGAACGCCCGACGATCGTGAACAAAGCGGCAAGCTGGGTGACCTTGAAAGATTGGAGCGATCGCAGCCGGTCTCAACAAGAGATCGTTGCCAAACTGAATCAACACATTCCAGCGCTCACCGGCGTCAAAGCGTTTCTTTTGAATCCCGCCTCACTTAGCGATTGGTCGGAGAAACAGTCGATGCAAGTCGTCATCGGAGGTCTGGACTACCAAGAACTCGAGCGGACTGCCAGAACAATATTGAAAAAAATGGAGGACAATCCAGGATTTATTTCTCCGGAATTGGATCTTGCTCTCGATACTCCGCACATCGCCGTCGAGGCCTATCGGTCCAAATCTGCCGACTTAGGTGTTTCCGTATCGGTCATCGGCCGCACACTTGAGACACTCTTGAGCGGTCGCGCGGTGAATACATTTACGCAGAACGGACGACAGTATAAAGTGATCGCGAAAGTCGATGATCGACGTCGTGAGAGGCCTTCTGATATTAGCGGACTCTACGTGAGAGGCAATGGTGGGGAGTTAGTTCAATTAGACAATGTCGTGACCGTCAAGCAAGCTTCGGCTCCTGAATCGCTCAATCATGTGGATCGTATGCGCGCGGTCACTGTCAGCGCAGGGTTGAGGGACGGATTTGCCATGGGGCAGGCGCTGCAATACATGGATCGCATCGCAAAGGAAGTGCTGGCACCGGGCATGCGGACCAGTTATGCGGGCGAGGCCAAGGAATACGTTGAGAGTAATCGCAATCTATACGTCACGTTTGGGTTGGCACTCGCCGTGATCTATCTCGTGCTGTCCGCGCAATTCGAGAGCTTTCGTCACCCGGTTACGATTCTGCTCGCGGTACCTCCTGCTGTCATGGGAGCGCTTATGGCTCTGACGGCGATTGGGGGCACATTGACGATCTTCAGTCAGATCGGATTGGTCATTTTGATCGGCCTGGTGAGTAAGAATGCGATTCTCATCGTGGAGTTTGCCAATCAATTGAGGGATCAAGGCATGAACGTAAAGGAGGCTGTCGTAGAGGCAGCCAGTCTACGACTTCGTCCGATACTCATGACGACGGGAGCGACGATTCTTGGTGCCCTTCCGCTTGCGTTGGCGACCGGTGCAGGTGCGGCTGGTCGACGCCAAATCGGCATGGTCTTAATCGGCGGGTTGATCGTTTCGACCGTTGTGTCCCTGTTTCTGGTTCCCGCCGCCTACGCGATCGTATCCAGACCTTCACTGCGACCAACTGCCCAGCGAGCGTCCGAACGCATTGAGCCAGTTGGGCATGTTTCGCCGGGTATATGA
- a CDS encoding DUF72 domain-containing protein codes for MKVGRDSFIIVPITKADSARIPSQNMLCDDGQTHGGAPLFHTVGIDRFFYHPANVVQLTHYASQVPVHFRLCSKVWEELTIPSYVNLPRYGSKAGTRNRVSSMRVRLSDLVLERPKKV; via the coding sequence ATGAAGGTTGGCAGGGACTCGTTTATCATCGTCCCTATCACAAAAGCCGATTCAGCCAGGATACCCTCGCAGAATATGCTTTGTGATGACGGCCAAACCCACGGTGGTGCACCCCTCTTTCACACGGTAGGCATCGATCGCTTCTTTTATCATCCAGCCAACGTCGTACAACTCACTCATTACGCCAGTCAGGTTCCAGTCCACTTTCGGTTGTGTTCCAAGGTGTGGGAGGAACTGACTATTCCATCATATGTGAATCTGCCACGGTATGGATCGAAGGCTGGAACGCGAAACCGCGTTTCCTCGATGCGGGTGCGTTTAAGTGATTTGGTGTTGGAACGTCCAAAGAAGGTCTAG
- the malQ gene encoding 4-alpha-glucanotransferase, which produces MSEPTEESLLAALAERVGIANHYHDIAGTYHATTNQTKRALLSAMGFAVQSAAELVQAIKAWDEAPWRRLCDPVRIIRAGSKDHLSCTLPLEDGRERDIVLHWRLSDETGAMVRRGQTGPSLEAAEVRFLDGRRYVRVEIALPDDVSIGYYTFSIQVEGAIDAPVSSMRLIVAPEQCYVPQELEHHSVWGFALQLYSLSSARNWGCGDFTDLNKVVEWAAKHLGAHLIGLNPLHALRNTFPHHTSPYAPFNRLYLNELYIDLERLPEFFSSEDARRAFATTEFQAQLKLLRDSRRVDYDSIASAKRTMLDFAYRQFLKENYRGEEPELAAQTPRAKLLERFIETEGEPLELYAIFQTLEEERRLIQSKMTMWQDWPAQFRSPGQAAREYGRRHRKRVRFFQYIQWVASEQLKETQRLAKESGMAIGLYNDLALGAERNGAESWMYQRFLIHDADCGAPPDAFAPEGQNWGMAPWNPIALKESGYEPIIRLLRNNLRFGGAIRLDHVMALARLFWIPRDRAASEGTYVHYPFQDLLAIVALESARAKNLVIGEDLGTVPDYVREQLAKSRIFSYRVLYFERHEDGALKGPEEFPEQSLAVVTTHDLPTLTGFWSGEDLRVRAGLSAVPDDASKQQAWDERQRDKGHLLCALKKELLLPPGMTEDPSSVPLMTPALCQALHLYLARTSSLLVLANLEDALEELSQTNLPGTVEAHPNWTRKYAVSVDGFLGDPRLRDLAAVLRSARRYDKSSHDSTASAGRLEP; this is translated from the coding sequence ATGTCGGAGCCTACCGAAGAATCACTACTTGCGGCGCTTGCTGAGCGGGTTGGCATCGCTAACCATTATCACGATATTGCCGGCACGTACCATGCGACAACTAACCAAACTAAGCGCGCATTACTGTCTGCAATGGGGTTTGCCGTTCAATCGGCTGCCGAACTCGTCCAGGCCATCAAAGCATGGGACGAAGCTCCGTGGCGTCGTCTATGCGATCCGGTTCGCATCATCCGTGCGGGATCCAAGGATCATCTTTCCTGCACTCTCCCTCTGGAAGACGGGAGAGAACGAGACATCGTGCTGCACTGGAGATTGTCGGATGAGACCGGTGCAATGGTGCGGCGCGGCCAGACGGGTCCGTCATTGGAAGCAGCCGAAGTTCGTTTTTTAGACGGCAGGCGCTACGTTCGAGTTGAGATTGCCCTTCCCGACGATGTGTCGATCGGGTATTACACGTTCTCAATCCAAGTTGAGGGAGCGATTGATGCACCGGTGAGTTCGATGCGGCTCATCGTCGCACCGGAGCAGTGCTATGTACCTCAGGAACTGGAACACCATTCTGTCTGGGGATTTGCACTGCAACTCTATTCTCTGTCTTCAGCGCGCAACTGGGGCTGCGGTGATTTCACGGATTTGAACAAAGTCGTTGAATGGGCTGCAAAACATCTCGGAGCTCACCTGATCGGACTCAATCCGCTCCACGCTCTCCGCAATACCTTCCCACATCACACCAGCCCGTACGCGCCGTTCAATCGGTTATATCTTAATGAGTTGTATATTGATCTCGAACGCCTGCCGGAGTTTTTCAGTTCTGAGGACGCGCGACGAGCCTTTGCCACGACAGAGTTTCAAGCTCAACTGAAGCTGTTACGAGATAGCCGACGAGTTGATTATGACTCGATTGCGTCAGCCAAGCGGACAATGCTGGACTTCGCCTACCGCCAATTTCTCAAAGAAAACTATCGCGGTGAGGAGCCCGAACTTGCGGCCCAGACCCCGCGGGCCAAGCTATTGGAGCGCTTTATCGAGACCGAAGGTGAGCCGTTAGAACTCTATGCCATTTTTCAGACATTGGAAGAAGAGCGGCGACTCATTCAATCCAAGATGACGATGTGGCAGGATTGGCCGGCTCAGTTCAGGTCCCCCGGGCAGGCTGCCCGAGAATACGGAAGACGTCACCGCAAACGTGTTCGCTTCTTCCAGTACATTCAGTGGGTGGCATCCGAACAGTTAAAAGAGACTCAACGTTTGGCAAAAGAATCAGGCATGGCGATTGGCTTATACAACGATTTGGCCTTGGGCGCGGAGCGAAACGGGGCGGAGTCCTGGATGTATCAGCGGTTTCTCATCCACGATGCCGACTGTGGCGCTCCTCCCGATGCATTTGCGCCGGAAGGACAAAACTGGGGAATGGCGCCCTGGAATCCCATTGCGCTCAAGGAGAGTGGATACGAACCGATCATTCGTTTGCTGCGAAACAATCTCCGATTCGGAGGGGCTATCCGTTTGGATCATGTCATGGCGTTGGCCCGGCTCTTCTGGATTCCCCGCGACAGGGCTGCATCGGAAGGCACGTACGTTCACTATCCATTCCAGGACTTGCTCGCGATTGTGGCGTTGGAAAGCGCGCGCGCAAAAAATCTCGTCATCGGCGAGGATCTTGGCACGGTTCCCGACTACGTGAGAGAGCAGTTGGCTAAAAGCCGCATCTTTTCCTATCGTGTGCTCTACTTTGAGCGCCATGAGGACGGCGCGTTGAAGGGGCCGGAGGAATTTCCTGAACAGTCTCTTGCTGTCGTCACGACCCATGATCTGCCTACGCTGACAGGATTTTGGTCGGGAGAAGACTTACGCGTGCGTGCCGGTCTCAGCGCAGTTCCGGATGACGCATCCAAGCAACAGGCATGGGATGAGCGACAACGTGACAAAGGACATCTACTCTGTGCGCTCAAAAAGGAGTTGTTGTTGCCCCCCGGCATGACGGAGGATCCGTCCTCGGTGCCGCTCATGACACCTGCGCTGTGTCAGGCCCTTCATCTCTATCTGGCTCGAACATCCTCTTTGCTCGTCCTGGCGAATTTGGAAGACGCTCTGGAGGAGTTGTCTCAAACCAATCTGCCGGGAACCGTGGAAGCCCATCCGAATTGGACACGGAAATATGCGGTTTCGGTCGATGGGTTCCTCGGCGATCCAAGGCTTCGTGACTTGGCCGCTGTCTTGCGTTCCGCCCGCCGCTACGATAAGAGTTCGCATGATTCCACGGCCTCGGCTGGCCGTCTTGAGCCTTAA